A portion of the Pseudodesulfovibrio alkaliphilus genome contains these proteins:
- a CDS encoding transporter substrate-binding domain-containing protein, translated as MKLFRHTATAALLCLVLLAQGCGQPPRESSTPAPSDARTSQLEEILKRGTIRVGFDTFKPWAIKDRDGNYIGFEIEVAKKLAEDMGVDVEFVPTKWSGIIPALLTGKFDIIIGGMSVTPARNLKVNFSAPYEFSGMSMVASGTLAPGRDSLEQFNTPETTIAVRLGTTAAEAAKNFLPKAKILFFDEESQTIQELLNNRAHALVASSPLPANLAAEYANRLYLPLDDDFTSEPIAFAVRKGDLDFLNWLDNWVRVTLSKGWLQNRYHYWFATSEWESLIE; from the coding sequence ATGAAATTATTCCGCCATACGGCCACGGCAGCCCTGCTCTGCCTCGTCCTGCTCGCCCAGGGGTGCGGCCAGCCCCCCCGGGAATCGTCCACCCCTGCCCCGTCCGACGCCAGGACAAGCCAGCTTGAGGAAATCCTCAAGCGCGGCACCATCCGGGTCGGCTTCGACACCTTCAAACCCTGGGCCATTAAAGACAGGGACGGTAATTACATCGGCTTCGAGATCGAGGTCGCCAAAAAACTGGCCGAGGACATGGGCGTGGATGTCGAATTCGTGCCCACCAAGTGGTCGGGCATCATCCCGGCCCTGCTCACCGGCAAGTTCGACATCATCATCGGAGGCATGTCCGTGACCCCGGCCCGCAACCTGAAGGTGAACTTCTCCGCCCCTTACGAATTCTCGGGCATGTCCATGGTGGCGTCAGGCACGCTGGCCCCAGGGCGCGACTCCCTGGAACAGTTCAACACCCCGGAGACGACCATCGCCGTGCGCTTGGGCACCACGGCCGCCGAGGCTGCCAAGAACTTTCTGCCCAAGGCCAAGATCCTCTTCTTTGACGAGGAATCCCAGACCATCCAGGAACTGCTCAACAACCGGGCTCACGCCCTGGTGGCCTCAAGTCCCCTGCCCGCCAATCTGGCGGCCGAATACGCGAACAGGCTCTATCTGCCCCTTGACGACGACTTCACCAGCGAACCCATCGCCTTTGCCGTGCGCAAGGGCGACCTCGACTTCCTCAACTGGCTCGACAACTGGGTGCGCGTGACATTGAGCAAAGGGTGGCTGCAAAACCGCTACCACTACTGGTTCGCCACCAGCGAATGGGAAAGCCTGATAGAGTAG